A single window of Longimicrobiales bacterium DNA harbors:
- a CDS encoding gamma-glutamyl-gamma-aminobutyrate hydrolase family protein produces the protein MTRTDGDNERERGAIRVALTTTLEAAAGDHSRPAVFLYTSYIHALEQIGLAPVLITPSHSPAAIASLLDACCGLVLSGGEDVEPSRYGEKPSPALGATLPERDAMEFSALDCALRQDMPIFGICRGCQVLNVHFGGSLYQDIDTQRPGHLLHQQLAPWSQRTHAASVQKDSLLYRTVGVDELRINSFHHQAVKELGRDLRVVARAEDGLVEAIEHESRSWVLGVQWHPERNEAAAPDTDPDRRLFAGFRDAVSRYSAEGARQTAGV, from the coding sequence GTGACGAGGACGGATGGCGACAACGAGAGGGAACGCGGCGCGATAAGGGTTGCACTCACGACCACCCTCGAGGCCGCCGCCGGTGACCACAGCCGTCCTGCAGTCTTCCTCTACACCAGCTACATCCACGCTCTCGAGCAGATCGGTCTCGCGCCGGTGCTCATCACCCCGAGCCACTCACCGGCCGCGATCGCTTCTCTGCTCGACGCCTGCTGCGGCCTCGTGCTCAGCGGAGGCGAGGATGTCGAACCGTCGCGCTATGGTGAGAAACCTAGTCCCGCACTCGGCGCTACACTGCCCGAACGCGATGCCATGGAATTCAGCGCGCTCGACTGCGCGCTCCGCCAGGACATGCCCATCTTCGGGATCTGCCGCGGCTGCCAGGTGCTCAACGTCCACTTCGGCGGATCGCTATACCAGGACATCGATACCCAGCGCCCCGGCCATCTGCTGCACCAGCAGCTCGCGCCGTGGAGCCAGCGTACGCACGCGGCTTCCGTCCAGAAGGACTCACTGCTGTATCGCACCGTAGGCGTGGACGAGCTCAGGATCAACTCGTTCCACCACCAGGCGGTGAAGGAGCTGGGCCGCGACCTGCGCGTCGTGGCTCGCGCCGAGGACGGCCTCGTCGAAGCGATCGAACACGAGTCCCGATCCTGGGTGCTCGGCGTCCAGTGGCATCCGGAGCGCAATGAGGCCGCCGCTCCGGACACGGACCCGGATCGGCGCCTGTTTGCCGGCTTCAGGGATGCCG
- a CDS encoding threonine/serine dehydratase: MSTEPGTVDVSGLVGRSSIEDAHRLLAGVAERTPLLRAHWLSDEIGTQVRLKCENLQRAGAFKIRGAYTAVARLSEEDRARGVIAYSSGNHAQGVALAARLFGVRAVVVMPTTSPEVKREGARRLGAEVVLEGTTSIERQKRAESIAAEQGLTIVPAFDDMNIIAGQGTTAIEILEDWPDVEVILVPIGGGGLISGIAAYVKQTRPDIRVIGVEPESANAMKLSLAAGEPVTIPPARTIADGLMPVRPGDLTFAHAREYVDDIVLVDDTAILNATRRLLGDSKLVVEFSGAATVAALLSRAFDPRGAQVAAVLSGGNLDPVRALELLGHAADN, encoded by the coding sequence GTGTCGACTGAGCCGGGCACGGTGGACGTCAGCGGTCTGGTCGGCCGCAGTTCCATAGAGGACGCACACCGCCTGCTGGCGGGCGTGGCGGAGCGAACGCCCCTCCTGCGTGCGCACTGGCTCAGCGATGAGATCGGCACACAGGTCCGGCTCAAGTGCGAGAATCTGCAGCGGGCGGGCGCGTTCAAGATCCGTGGCGCGTATACCGCCGTCGCGCGGTTGAGCGAGGAGGATCGCGCGCGCGGCGTGATCGCGTACTCGTCCGGGAACCATGCACAGGGCGTCGCTCTGGCCGCGCGGTTGTTCGGCGTCCGCGCAGTCGTGGTGATGCCGACTACATCGCCGGAAGTGAAGCGCGAGGGTGCGCGGCGGCTCGGCGCCGAGGTGGTGCTCGAGGGGACCACCTCGATCGAGCGACAGAAGCGTGCGGAGTCGATCGCGGCGGAGCAGGGGCTGACGATCGTGCCGGCGTTCGATGACATGAACATCATTGCCGGCCAGGGCACTACGGCAATCGAGATTCTGGAGGACTGGCCGGATGTCGAAGTGATCCTGGTCCCGATCGGCGGCGGCGGCCTCATCAGTGGAATCGCGGCATATGTGAAACAGACGCGGCCCGACATCCGCGTGATCGGTGTGGAGCCGGAGAGCGCGAATGCCATGAAGCTTTCGCTGGCTGCCGGTGAGCCGGTCACGATCCCACCGGCGCGTACGATTGCGGACGGGCTCATGCCCGTGCGGCCCGGCGACCTGACGTTTGCACACGCGCGCGAGTACGTCGACGACATCGTGCTCGTGGATGATACCGCCATCCTGAACGCGACCCGGCGTCTGCTCGGCGACAGCAAGCTCGTCGTCGAGTTCTCCGGCGCCGCCACGGTCGCCGCGTTGCTGTCGCGCGCATTCGATCCGCGCGGCGCGCAGGTTGCAGCGGTCCTGTCCGGCGGAAATCTGGATCCCGTGCGCGCCCTCGAGCTGCTGGGCCACGCGGCGGATAACTGA